GACAGGCCCCGCATTCGCGTAATGGCGGCCAACGTGCTGACGCCGAATCGCCAGGCCGACCAGCTCAAGGCCCTGGTGCGCCGCCACCGTCCCGATGTGCTGGTCACGCTCGAAACCGATCGTTGGTGGGAAGCGCAGCTGGAGGAACTCACCGACCAATACCCACACGTGATGCGCTGTCCGCTGGACAACCTCTACGGCATGCACGTCTGGTCACGGCTCGCGTTGGAAAACGGCGAGACCTGCTTTCTCGTCGAGGAGGACGTGCCCTCCATGCATGCACGGGTTCGGCTGAACGAACACCTGGCGGTACGCATGCATTTTCTCCATCCGGCTCCGCCGAGCCCCACCGAGAACGACGAGTCCACCGAGCGCGACACCGAGCTGCTACTGGTGGCCAAGAGCGTTCAGGACGATGAGCCTGACACACCGATCATTGTGACCGGCGACCTCAACGATGTCGCCTGGTCGGCCAATACGCGCCTGTTTCGCAAGGTCAGCGGACTGCTCGATCCGCGGGTGGGTCGCTGCATGGTCAACAGTTTTCATGCGAAGCACTGGTTCCTGCGCTGGCCGCTCGATCACCTGTTCCACAGCCACCACTTCAAACTGGTGCGTATCGAGCGTCTGCCTGCGTTCGGATCAGACCACTTCCCCGTGATGGTCGAGCTTCAGTATGACCCGGCGCCGGAACAGCAGAGCTTGAAGGCTGACGCAGCGGACGAGCGGGAGGCGCAACGCAAGATCGATCAGAAAGACGCCGAGGAAAGCGACGTGCCGGAACCGGAAAAGCGCTGAGCAGCGCAGCCGGTCCAGCTCCAGCGCCGCCCGCTCAGACCTCGTTGACCCGATTGAACTGCACCGCCAGCCGCATCGTTTCGTGCGATTCCAACGCCAGCAGCTCGGATGCGAGATCGCGCGCACCGTCGATCTCGGCTCGCCGCGCCAGCGACCGGTACAGATCCATCACCTGGTTATGAACGGTGAACAGCTCGTAGGAGATCTGCTCGACACTCATGGTCGAGTACGGCATGGCGCAAGGCTGTCCGCGAATCACCGGATTACGCGTCACATAGTCGAAGATCCAGGTATGCAAGGCGTTCGGATCGGCGTGGCGCTCGATGCGCTCGATGGTGTGGGCCAGTGCTTTCTCGTGGTCGGCGAGATAGGCCAATAGCCACTGCGCGCGCTGCTCTTCGTGTCGCCGTGCGCTTCGTTGCAAGCACCTGGCCAGCTCTCGATGGGTATCCCGCGTCCAGTCGATGAGGTCCTCGAATCGCTCGATCTTCATAGTCCCTCCAAAGCGCCGATCACAACCGCACGCTGACGGGCCTGGGGCGAGCCCGACGTCGCGCGGGCTCACCCGGTTGGGTCTCTGGATCGCGTTGGGCGAGCCATGAGTTAAGACTAGTCACGACTTGCCTGGTTGGCTGCCCGGGGGGCCACTGGAGCTGTATCAGTGTTTTGCCGCTCGCCTGTGCCCGCCAACCACCTCACCGGGAACGTCTACGCTCATAAGAGGCTGTCGATCGTACCCAAGCCGTGCCTCCCGCGGTGCGGCCACCGAACCCGCGCATCTCAGATTGAGGGGTAGGCAACATGGCGACCACCACACTCGGCATCAAGCTCGACGAGGCTGCCCGTGATCGACTCGAAGCGGCAGCACGCCGGATCGATCGCACGCCGCAGTGGTTGATAAAACAGGCACTGCTGCACTACCTCGAGCAGCTCGAACGCGGCACCGCCCCGCTCAGCGACCTGCCCTTGCCGCACGCCGATGCGCTGGAGGCCGAGGTCGAACCCGGCGCTCAGCCCTTCCTCGAACTGGCCGAAAGTGTATTACCGCAGTCGGTGCTACGCGCCGCGATCACCGCCGCCTACCGTCGTCCTGAACAGGAGGCGCTGCCGATGCTGCTGGAGCAGGCACGGCTGGCGCCGGAGCGGGCCGAAGGCGCGCACCGACTCGCAATGCGCATCGCCGAGAAGCTGCGCAATCAGAAGAGCGCCGGCGGACGCCAGGGGCTGGTGCAGGGTCTGCTACAGGAATTCTCGCTCTCATCCCAGGAAGGCGTGGCGTTGATGTGTCTGGCCGAAGCCCTGCTACGCGTGCCCGACAAAGGCACCCGGGATGCGCTGATCCGCGACAAGATCAGCACCGGCAACTGGCAACCCCACCTGGGCAACAGCCAGTCGGTATTCGTCAACGCCGCGACCTGGGGCTTGATGCTCACCGGCCGGCTGGTCGCCACCCATAATGAGTCCAGCCTGTCGTCGTCGCTCAACCGCTTGATCGGTAAAGGCGGCGAGCCGGTGATTCGCAAGGGCGTGGACATGGCAATGCGCTTGATGGGCGAGCAGTTCGTCACTGGCGAAACCATCGACGAGGCGTTGAGCAATGCGCAGACGATGGAAGCCAAGGGTTTCCGCTACTCCTATGACATGCTCGGTGAGGCGGCGCTGACGGCCAGCGACGCGCGGCGCTACCTGGCTTCGTACGAGCAGGCCATCCATGCCATCGGCAAGGCATCGCGCGGCCGCGGCATCTACGAAGGACCAGGCATCTCGATAAAACTCTCGGCGCTGCACCCACGCTACAGCCGCGCGCAATACGGCCGGGTGATGGACGAGCTCTACCCGACGCTGCTGTCCTTGACTCAGCTGGCACGACGCTACGACATCGGCATCAACATCGATGCCGAGGAAGCGGACCGGCTGGAGCTGTCGCTGGACCTGCTCGAGCGGCTCTGCTTCGAACCCTCGCTGAATGACTGGAACGGCATCGGCTTCGTCATTCAGGCCTATCAGAAGCGCTGCCCCTACGTGGTGGATTTCCTCATCGATCTGGCCAAGCGCAGCCACCATCGGCTGATGATCCGCCTGGTCAAGGGCGCGTACTGGGACAGCGAAATCAAGCTCGCACAGCTCAACGGACTGGAGGGCTACCCGGTCTATACCCGCAAGGCGTACACCGACGTGTCCTTCATTGCCTGCGCACGCCGGCTGCTCGCCGCGCCAGACGCGATCTACCCGCAGTTCGCCACGCACAACGCCCATACCCTGGCTGCCGTGTATGAACTCGCGGGCCAGCACTATTACCCCGGCCAGTACGAATTCCAGTGCCTGCACGGCATGGGCGAGCCGCTGTACGAACAGGTGGTCGGCAAGGGCGACGGCCGCCTCGACCGGCCGTGTCGCATTTATGCACCGGTCGGTAGCCACGAAACGCTGTTGGCGTATCTGGTGCGCCGCCTGCTGGAGAACGGCGCCAACACCTCGTTCGTCAACCGCATCGCCGACAAGAGCATTTCGCTGGAAGAACTGGTGGCCGATCCAGTGGTGACAGTCGAGCGGATGCTGGCGGCAGAAGGCACGCTGGGTCTGCCGCACCCGCGTATTCCGCTGCCACGTAACCTCTACGGAGAACGACGCTTCAATTCGTGCGGCATCGACCTGTCCAATGAACAACGGCTGGCCTCGCTCTCCTCCGCGCTGCTGGCTGATGCGCACCAGCGCCACGTGGCGGCGCCCTTGCTTGGTTGCGAGGTCGTCTCGACCGCACCGGCCGAACCGCTGCTCAACCCGGCGGACCATCGGGACGTGGTCGGCGAGGTGCAGGACGCCAGCGAAGCCGACGTGGATAACGCCCTGCGCTGTGCGAGCGACGCCTTCGATGCCTGGCGATCCACGCCGCCCGCGGCGCGTGCCGCTGCCCTCGAGCAGGCAGCCGTGCTCATGGAACAGCGCATGCAGACCTTGATGGGCGTGCTGATCCGCGAAGCCGGCAAGTCCTACATCAACGCCATTGCCGAAGTACGTGAGGCCGTGGATTTTCTGCGCTTCTACGCTGCCGAGGTACGCAGCAACTTCGCGAGCGACACCCACCAGCCCCTGGGGCCGGTGGTCTGCATCAGCCCTTGGAATTTCCCGCTGGCTATCTTCACCGGCCAAGTCTGCGCTGCGCTGGGTGCCGGGAATACGGTACTGGCCAAACCTGCCGAGCAGACCCCGTTGATCGCCACGCTGGGCGTGCAGATTCTGCATGAAGCCGGCATTCCCCGGGACGCGCTGCAGCTTCTGCCCGGCCGCGGCGAAACCGTCGGCGCCCGCCTGGTGGCCGACGAACGCGTCCGCGGCGTGATGTTTACCGGCTCCACGGCGGTGGCCTCGCTCCTTCAGCGCAGCATTGCCGGACGGCTGGACGAGCGTGGCCGGAACATCCCGCTGATCGCCGAAACGGGCGGACAGAACGCGATGATCGTCGACTCCTCGGCCCTGGCCGAGCAGGTCGTGATGGACGTGATGAACTCGGCGTTCGACAGCGCCGGCCAACGCTGCTCGGCGCTGCGCGTGCTGTGCGTGCAGGAAGACGTCGCGCAGCGGGTCATCGACATGCTCATGGGCGCCATGGCGGAGATGCGCATGGGCAATCCACAGCGGCTGTCCGTCGACGTCGGGCCGGTCATCGACGCCGAGGCGCGCGACACCATCGAACAGCACTTGCAGGCCATGCGCAGCAAGGGCCGCAGGGTCCATCAGGTGGCGCGCATCGACAAACACGACTGTTCCAACGGCACCTACGTCACACCGACGCTCATCGAGCTGGAGCGCCTCGACGAGCTGCAGCAAGAGGTCTTCGGCCCGGTGCTGCACGTGCTGCGCTATCGCCGCGCCGAACTCGACCAGCTGCTCGAACAGATCAACGCCGCCGGCTATGGCTTGACCCTCGGCGTCCACACCCGCATCGACGAAACCATCGCCAAGGTCGTCGAGCGCGCCAAGGTCGGCAACCTCTACGTCAATCGCAACATTGTGGGTGCCGTGGTCGGCGTGCAGCCATTTGGCGGCGAAGGGCTGTCGGGCACTGGCCCCAAGGCCGGGGGACCGTTGTATCTGTATCGCCTGCTGGCCGAGCGCCCCGATGACGCGCTGTTGCGAGCCCTGGATTTTGGCGGCGTGCCCGCGCTCCCCGAGATACACCGTTCGCCTGCGCAGATCGAGGCGGCGAAACAGTTCCGCCAATGGGCCCAGGACACGGGCCAGCGCGAACTCGTGGCGCTGTGCGAACGCTTCGCCGAGCAATCCCAGGCCGGCACCACGCGGCTCCTCAATGGCCCCACGGGCGAGCGCAACAGCTATAGCCTGTTGCCGCGCGACGAGGTGCTGTGCCTGGCCGACGATGCGCAGGATCTGCAGGTTCAGCTTGCTGCGGCACTGACACTGGGCAGCAAAGCGATGGTGCGGGACGCTCCGGCCAGCCGCGCGGTGCTCGACAAGCTACCGCAGGCCGTACAGAGCCGGATCACCCGCGTTTCAGACTGGACCTCCGATACCGCACGCTTCGATTTCGTGCTGCATCATGGCACGCCCGACCAACTGCGGGACGTCAGCCAACAGCTTGCGCGCCGCAGCGGCCCGATCATCGGCATTCAGGGGATGGCGCCCGGCGACACCGCGATCCCGCTGGAACGACTGCTGATCGAGCGCGCGCTCAGCATCAACACGGCGGCAGCAGGAGGTAATGCCAGCCTGATGACCATTGGCTGATGCCGGGTGAGGCGGCTCCACAGAAAAAAGCCGTCCACGCCGCCACTGTGGGAGCCGCGACCCGCGGCGAACGGCGCCGGCTCGGTGCCTGAAAACGCTTCGGCCCGAGGTCGGGCCTCCCACAACATATAAAGCGGTGCGCGCCGCCCCCATTGTGTGGGCCGCGAACCGCGGCGAAAGCGGACTTCCAGCATTCTCGCGAAGCCAACCCTTACCCCGGGCGAGGCCCTATCAACAAATCGACAGCACGCAGTACGGCTGGGGCCGGCCCTCCACCCGCAGCTCGCCCTCATCACCCTCCCGGCAGCCGAGCAAGGCGCGTCCGAGCGGCGATTGCGGGGAGATGACCAGGACCTCGGTATCGTCCATCGTCACCCTCAACCCGGCGGCGTCCGGCCCCAGGAACACCCAACGGCTGCTGCCCCCTAATTCAAGGGAAACCAGCGCCCCCAGGCGAATCGCCTCGTCGGCCAGCTCAAGCATCGGCAGATTGCGGTAGCTCGCCAGCGCCACCTCAATTTCCGCGACTCGCCGACGTTGGCCGTCGGCCAGGTACGCCGCTTCCAGCCCTCGCGTGTCGTACTTGTTTTCCGCCTTGCTCTCGGCATGGGTCGCCGCCTCGTGAGAGGCCTTGAGCGCGTCCTTGGCGATGCTCAGGTCGGCGTACAGCTTGTCGATGATCAGTGCCTGAAGTTGAATCTTGTCCATGTGAACTCGGATGCGAAAAAGGCCGGCCGGCAAGCATCGCATTGCCGAACCACGGGAGCCATTCTGGGCATTCGCCGCGGGACTAGCCGTTCGGGTGCAACAACGCCAATATGCACGCCGGAGCCGCCCCGCCGATTGCGTCGGCCCGTTGATGCCAGTAGTCCTACCGGAGCTTATCGATGACGTTACGTTCGTTACTTCTGCTGCTTGCCGTTTCGGCGAGCGGCGCGGCATTCGCTGACGGCCAGCCGCTGACGGTCAGGCTCAACGGCCTCCAGCACGATCAAGGCGCTGTGCGGGTCGCGCTGTTTTCCGACCCGAGGAGCTTTCGCAAAGTGGACAAGGCCTTCGCCACCCGTGAAGTCGCCGCCGCTGCGGGGACGCTCACGCTCAGGTTCGATGACGTACCCGCGGGCCAGTACGCGATCATGGCCTACCACGACGAGAACGGTAACGGCGAGCTGGATCGTCGCTTCGGCATGTTTCCTACCGAGGGTTACGGCTTGTCCAACAACCCCAAAGTCATGGGGCCGCCCGCCTTCGAGGACAGCGAGTTCACGGTCAGCGGCACTGCGCCGACCGAGGTGGACATCGATATTCGCTACTGAAGCAACCGTCGGCGACCGATCGGCCTTGCCTTTTTGGCAGCGAAACAGTCCTGGTGGATCGCCCAACCCGGACTGTCCGCCGGCGCTACAGCGGACCACGACATATCCCCATCAAGCGCTACAACAGCGTCTCGGCGGGCGATTGACGGACGGCCGATGGTCGGGATACCAATGAACCGAAGCCGGCAGAACGCTGTCCAGACAGAAGCGTCCGGATCAGCCAAACAAGCGATTTGTCGACCAGGCGGGATATTTTTTGCAAAAAGGGGAAATTTGCCGCAGGCGACGGAGCGAGACGCTGCTTATACTGACCACCCTTTCCAATCTGGAGCCATACCCGTGAATAAAGCCGAGTTGATTGAAGCGATCGCCGCCTCTGCCGATGTTCCGAAGAGCACTGCCACTCGCGTACTGGATGCCTTCACCGAAAGCGTAACCAACACCCTGCAGAACGGCGACAGCGTAACGCTGGTCGGCTTCGGCACCTTTGCCGTCAAGGAGCGCGCCGCCCGTGATGGCCGTAACCCGCAGACTGGTGCCACCATCAAGATTTCCGCAGCCAAGCTGCCGGGCTTCAAGCCAGGCAAGTCGCTGAAAGACGCGGTTAACTGAGTCACCGCTGTCAGGATACCGGGCCGCTGACGTCCCTCGTGGACGCAGCGCCTGCTCCCAACCGCTAAACCGCAGTCGCCCTTCCTACCGCCTCCTCCCTAGCCTGGCGGTCCAGCGCGCTTCCCTCACGCTTATCACGCTTCAGGCGCCTGTCCATGCGACAGCGCTGATACGTCGGTCCTTCAACCCTATGCGCTACGCGGCCAGCCGCCCTGCGTACACCTGAGCCGGCGGGCGCCGCTTACAGCCCCACACCGGCCCAGCCGTTCACCTCACTTGTCGCGGTCGACCGCGAACCCCGCCCAGGCCTGACGCGTCGGCATGATCTCCAGGCGATTGATGTTGATGTGCGCCGGCAGCGTGGCAACGTAGAAAATCTGCTCGGCGATATCCTCTGCGGTCAAGGGCGTCGTCGTGCTGTAGAGCGCGTCCGAGGCGGCCTGATTGCCCTTGGTACGCACCAGGGTGAACTCGGTTTCGGCCATGCCGGGCGCGATATCCGTGACCCTTACGCCGGTAGCGATCAGGTCGCAGCGCAGGTTGTAGCTGAATTGTTGGACGAACGCCTTGCTCGCCCCGTAGACGTGACTACCGGGATAGGGCCACTGGCCCGCCACCGAGCCGATATTGACGATGCTGGCGCCCTTGCCGGTTTCGATCAGCGTCGGCAACAGCGCATGGGTCACATTGACCAGCCCGGTGATGTTGGTGTCGATCATGGTGTGCCAGTCGTTCAAGTCGGTCTTCTGAGCCGGCTCCGGCGCCAGCGCCAAGCCGGCGTTATTGACCAGGCAAGTCACGGCTCGAAAGGCTTCCGGCAAGGCCGCGATCACTTCCTTGACCGCCTCGTTCTTGCGCACGTCGAGCGTCGCGACATGAACCGGCACCTTGGCACTGAGCTCTTTCTTCAACGCGTCCAGGCGCTCCGAACGCCGGCCGGTGAGCACCAGCGACCAACCGGCCTCGGCAAACCGGTGAGCGGTGGCGCGTCCAAAT
This DNA window, taken from Stutzerimonas stutzeri, encodes the following:
- a CDS encoding endonuclease/exonuclease/phosphatase family protein codes for the protein MTKWILLTATGLLVVLTVLPLWKNPAWWVRALDFPRLQLCVLAFALLLAQALLLSYSEPLQILISLLVGGCLVYQAWWIVPYTRLWPREVQSADARCDRPRIRVMAANVLTPNRQADQLKALVRRHRPDVLVTLETDRWWEAQLEELTDQYPHVMRCPLDNLYGMHVWSRLALENGETCFLVEEDVPSMHARVRLNEHLAVRMHFLHPAPPSPTENDESTERDTELLLVAKSVQDDEPDTPIIVTGDLNDVAWSANTRLFRKVSGLLDPRVGRCMVNSFHAKHWFLRWPLDHLFHSHHFKLVRIERLPAFGSDHFPVMVELQYDPAPEQQSLKADAADEREAQRKIDQKDAEESDVPEPEKR
- the putA gene encoding trifunctional transcriptional regulator/proline dehydrogenase/L-glutamate gamma-semialdehyde dehydrogenase; the protein is MATTTLGIKLDEAARDRLEAAARRIDRTPQWLIKQALLHYLEQLERGTAPLSDLPLPHADALEAEVEPGAQPFLELAESVLPQSVLRAAITAAYRRPEQEALPMLLEQARLAPERAEGAHRLAMRIAEKLRNQKSAGGRQGLVQGLLQEFSLSSQEGVALMCLAEALLRVPDKGTRDALIRDKISTGNWQPHLGNSQSVFVNAATWGLMLTGRLVATHNESSLSSSLNRLIGKGGEPVIRKGVDMAMRLMGEQFVTGETIDEALSNAQTMEAKGFRYSYDMLGEAALTASDARRYLASYEQAIHAIGKASRGRGIYEGPGISIKLSALHPRYSRAQYGRVMDELYPTLLSLTQLARRYDIGINIDAEEADRLELSLDLLERLCFEPSLNDWNGIGFVIQAYQKRCPYVVDFLIDLAKRSHHRLMIRLVKGAYWDSEIKLAQLNGLEGYPVYTRKAYTDVSFIACARRLLAAPDAIYPQFATHNAHTLAAVYELAGQHYYPGQYEFQCLHGMGEPLYEQVVGKGDGRLDRPCRIYAPVGSHETLLAYLVRRLLENGANTSFVNRIADKSISLEELVADPVVTVERMLAAEGTLGLPHPRIPLPRNLYGERRFNSCGIDLSNEQRLASLSSALLADAHQRHVAAPLLGCEVVSTAPAEPLLNPADHRDVVGEVQDASEADVDNALRCASDAFDAWRSTPPAARAAALEQAAVLMEQRMQTLMGVLIREAGKSYINAIAEVREAVDFLRFYAAEVRSNFASDTHQPLGPVVCISPWNFPLAIFTGQVCAALGAGNTVLAKPAEQTPLIATLGVQILHEAGIPRDALQLLPGRGETVGARLVADERVRGVMFTGSTAVASLLQRSIAGRLDERGRNIPLIAETGGQNAMIVDSSALAEQVVMDVMNSAFDSAGQRCSALRVLCVQEDVAQRVIDMLMGAMAEMRMGNPQRLSVDVGPVIDAEARDTIEQHLQAMRSKGRRVHQVARIDKHDCSNGTYVTPTLIELERLDELQQEVFGPVLHVLRYRRAELDQLLEQINAAGYGLTLGVHTRIDETIAKVVERAKVGNLYVNRNIVGAVVGVQPFGGEGLSGTGPKAGGPLYLYRLLAERPDDALLRALDFGGVPALPEIHRSPAQIEAAKQFRQWAQDTGQRELVALCERFAEQSQAGTTRLLNGPTGERNSYSLLPRDEVLCLADDAQDLQVQLAAALTLGSKAMVRDAPASRAVLDKLPQAVQSRITRVSDWTSDTARFDFVLHHGTPDQLRDVSQQLARRSGPIIGIQGMAPGDTAIPLERLLIERALSINTAAAGGNASLMTIG
- a CDS encoding GreA/GreB family elongation factor; this translates as MDKIQLQALIIDKLYADLSIAKDALKASHEAATHAESKAENKYDTRGLEAAYLADGQRRRVAEIEVALASYRNLPMLELADEAIRLGALVSLELGGSSRWVFLGPDAAGLRVTMDDTEVLVISPQSPLGRALLGCREGDEGELRVEGRPQPYCVLSIC
- a CDS encoding DUF2141 domain-containing protein, with translation MTLRSLLLLLAVSASGAAFADGQPLTVRLNGLQHDQGAVRVALFSDPRSFRKVDKAFATREVAAAAGTLTLRFDDVPAGQYAIMAYHDENGNGELDRRFGMFPTEGYGLSNNPKVMGPPAFEDSEFTVSGTAPTEVDIDIRY
- a CDS encoding HU family DNA-binding protein is translated as MNRSRQNAVQTEASGSAKQAICRPGGIFFAKRGNLPQATERDAAYTDHPFQSGAIPVNKAELIEAIAASADVPKSTATRVLDAFTESVTNTLQNGDSVTLVGFGTFAVKERAARDGRNPQTGATIKISAAKLPGFKPGKSLKDAVN
- a CDS encoding SDR family NAD(P)-dependent oxidoreductase, which encodes MNSKVVFITGATSGFGRATAHRFAEAGWSLVLTGRRSERLDALKKELSAKVPVHVATLDVRKNEAVKEVIAALPEAFRAVTCLVNNAGLALAPEPAQKTDLNDWHTMIDTNITGLVNVTHALLPTLIETGKGASIVNIGSVAGQWPYPGSHVYGASKAFVQQFSYNLRCDLIATGVRVTDIAPGMAETEFTLVRTKGNQAASDALYSTTTPLTAEDIAEQIFYVATLPAHININRLEIMPTRQAWAGFAVDRDK